The following proteins are co-located in the Candidatus Phytoplasma asteris genome:
- a CDS encoding DNA-directed RNA polymerase subunit omega, translating into MVMQNNSKTNKKKYNKEGLIYPSIDKLLDQINSKYKLVHIASKTAHVIEAQKKELPELVCNKVVGKALEEIINDKVKFVFK; encoded by the coding sequence ATGGTTATGCAGAACAATAGTAAAACAAATAAAAAAAAATACAATAAGGAAGGTTTGATCTATCCTTCGATTGATAAATTGTTGGATCAAATTAATTCCAAATACAAATTAGTTCATATTGCAAGCAAAACTGCTCATGTGATAGAAGCTCAAAAAAAAGAATTGCCTGAACTTGTGTGTAATAAAGTAGTTGGTAAAGCTTTGGAAGAAATTATTAATGATAAAGTTAAATTTGTCTTTAAGTAA